A single Tachypleus tridentatus isolate NWPU-2018 chromosome 9, ASM421037v1, whole genome shotgun sequence DNA region contains:
- the LOC143226611 gene encoding homeobox protein prospero-like: MTSLEEAMHENTVKTNQTVEPRNDYSSIADLSMLSSPPIQSNQKRFSMSLASLAACQSIDCSDKVVNPDVEDNCNKYAVTDNLPVTGESKTYLSDNVSSDTGTSLRLPSVEGTSQLSNTSHLRDTQRSRMSVEMSSVALPVSGGERIGNRPVSCDRTSEQSPTHSPAISPSPDCSRSPVGPANSPASGSSSLEVKRARVETIVSTMMQCPNGPVNGCKKRKFYQPQQHEAVNEDQKREGDNDDDSKQLTEPPIKERRVFQEDLKSDLRKMQEQLVLIEQQYTELFQEHVSSRVPKTHKKPLQFGERDNPLAVFSGVTSKDTDNIQSSRVKNTTGETGQLAYYKDPEIRQSCIVKPNGQSSQPSMTTDLDSLVDALKSEISRSLANVIDSVVTKYKQTRVCSKSLETETPKDLTLLSQILDRKSPRTKVVDRSNRVTNQMLTGQKVNPFPRDPNSRTQGFYSQGTRHPASLFYPTPLSQAIQFAPSSNIAHHPPLPAGTGVTTSSSVTEQTEAISLVVTPKKRRHKVTDARVTSSLVNCCMSQEDSSPKCPAINDTTQPFICLPVYPHQPPPLVPVSLPTSVAIPNPSLHHHELFPYCYETTRLAYFDQAERSFKSALAGRTPSQYPDSPVESTAFSYLKQDVGEGSDGGESQGCESGLAVTSTLTPMHLRKAKLMFFYVRYPSSTVLKLYFQDIKFNKNNTAQLTKWFSNFREFFYIQMEKFSRQAISEGVKNSENLKVGFDSELVRILNLHYNRNNHIEVPEHFRYVVELALREFFMAISTGKDQEQSWKKTVYKVIARLDTNVPEYFKNPNFMEQLE; this comes from the exons ATGACGTCGTTAGAGGAAGCCATGCATGAGAATACTGTAAAGACCAACCAGACAGTAGAACCAAGAAATGACTATTCTAGTATTGCCGACTTGAGTATGCTATCGAGTCCACCTATTCAATCTAATCAGAAACGGTTCAGCATGTCTCTAGCCAGTTTAGCGGCCTGCCAAAGTATTGACTGCTCCGATAAAGTGGTAAACCCGGATGTGGAAGACAATTGTAATAAATACGCGGTGACTGATAATCTACCAGTCACGGGGGAGAGTAAAACGTATCTAAGCGACAACGTTTCCTCCGATACAGGCACATCTTTACGTCTTCCTAGTGTCGAGGGTACGTCACAATTGTCGAACACCAGTCATCTTCGGGACACGCAGCGGAGCCGGATGTCCGTCGAAATGTCTAGCGTCGCCCTTCCAGTTTCCGGCGGGGAGCGGATAGGAAACCGGCCTGTAAGCTGCGACAGGACGTCCGAGCAGTCACCTACTCACAGTCCCGCGATTTCGCCGAGCCCTGATTGCAGTAGAAGTCCAGTCGGTCCTGCTAACTCACCCGCATCTGGTAGCAGCTCTCTGGAAGTGAAGCGTGCTCGTGTAGAAACAATTGTGTCCACCATGATGCAGTGTCCAAACGGTCCCGTGAACGGGTGTAAGAAGAGAAAGTTCTACCAGCCTCAACAGCACGAAGCCGTGAACGAAGACCAAAAGCGCGAAGGCGATAACGATGACGACAGTAAACAGCTCACAGAACCACCAATAAAAGAACGTCGTGTGTTTCAAGAAGATCTTAAATCAGACCTGAGGAAGATGCAGGAACAACTTGTTTTAATTGAGCAGCAGTACACGGAACTCTTTCAAGAACATGTCTCATCAAGGGTTCCGAAAACCCACAAGAAACCTCTCCAGTTTGGAGAACGAGACAACCCTCTGGCGGTATTTTCCGGCGTAACTTCCAAAGACACAGACAACATTCAGTCAAGTAGAGTGAAAAACACTACAGGTGAAACCGGACAACTTGCCTACTATAAGGATCCAGAAATCCGTCAGTCCTGTATTGTTAAACCAAATGGTCAGTCTAGCCAACCTTCAATGACCACTGACCTGGACAGTCTGGTTGATGCTCTAAAGTCTGAAATCTCCAGGTCACTGGCAAATGTTATCGACTCTGTTGTGAcgaaatataaacaaaccagAGTGTGTTCTAAGTCGCTGGAGACGGAAACACCAAAGGATCTGACGCTGCTATCTCAAATCCTTGATCGAAAATCTCCTCGTACAAAAGTGGTTGACCGTAGCAACAGGGTCACTAATCAGATGCTAACTGGTCAGAAAGTTAACCCCTTTCCTCGTGATCCAAATTCCAGAACTCAGGGTTTCTATTCACAGGGGACTAGACACCCCGCATCATTATTCTATCCAACCCCCTTATCACAAGCAATACAATTTGCTCCATCGAGTAATATCGCCCACCATCCACCCCTACCGGCAGGTACGGGAGTGACTACAAGCAGTAGTGTTACGGAACAAACTGAAGCTATATCTCTTGTAGTAACGCCTAAAAAGAGACGCCACAAGGTGACTGATGCACGTGTAACCTCTAGCCTTGTGAATTGCTGCATGAGTCAAGAAGATTCTAGCCCTAAGTGTCCTGCCATTAATGACACGACACAACCCTTCATTTGTCTCCCGGTGTACCCTCACCAGCCACCTCCTCTGGTCCCTGTAAGCTTACCCACGTCTGTGGCTATTCCTAACCCCAGTCTCCATCATCATGAATTGTTTCCCTATTGCTACGAGACCACCAGGCTAGCCTACTTCGACCAAGCGGAGAGATCCTTTAAGTCAGCCCTTGCTGGACGTACCCCTTCCCAGTATCCCGATTCTCCAGTTGAGTCCACAGCCTTCTCTTACCTGAAACAGGATGTAGGAGAGGGATCAGACGGTGGTGAAAGCCAGGGTTGCGAGTCAGGTCTGGCAGTT ACTAGTACACTAACTCCAATGCATCTGAGAAAAGCGAAGCTCATGTTCTTCTACGTAAGGTATCCAAGCTCTACGGTTCTCAAGCTTTACTTTCAAGACATCAAGTTCAATAAGAACAACACAGCGCAGCTAACCAAATGGTTCTCCAACTTCAG AGAGTTTTTCTACATTCAGATGGAGAAGTTCTCTAGACAAGCCATTAGTGAAGGTGTGAAAAATTCAGAAAATTTGAAAGTTGGATTTGACTCAGAATTAGTGAGGATTCTCAATCTCCATTACAACAGAAATAATCACATCGAG GTTCCAGAACACTTCCGGTATGTTGTAGAACTAGCACTTAGGGAATTCTTCATGGCAATCTCAACTGGAAAAGATCAAGAGCAGTCCTGGAAGAAGACAGTATATAAAGTAATTGCTCGTCTGGACACCAACGTTCCTGAGTATTTCAAAAACCCCAACTTTATGGAGCAACTAGAATAA